Proteins found in one Prochlorococcus marinus XMU1405 genomic segment:
- the nth gene encoding endonuclease III → MRKSERAEIISKELKKLYPSPPIPLDHTNAYTLLVAVVLSAQSTDKKVNELTKRLFKVADNPEKMMQLGINGIYEYIKFLGLSNQKSKNIYNLSKLLIEKHNGTVPDSFEKLESLPGVGHKTASVVMSQVFKIPSFPVDTHIHRLSQRWGLSNGDSVVQTEKDLKKIFPINDWNTLHLQIIFYGREYCTARGCDGTKCYLCRTLYPKRKKKFICKKP, encoded by the coding sequence ATGAGAAAGTCTGAAAGAGCAGAAATAATAAGCAAGGAACTCAAAAAGCTATATCCATCGCCTCCAATACCCCTTGATCATACAAATGCATATACACTTCTAGTCGCCGTAGTTTTAAGTGCTCAATCAACAGATAAAAAAGTTAATGAATTAACAAAAAGGTTATTTAAGGTTGCAGATAATCCAGAAAAGATGATGCAGCTAGGTATTAATGGGATTTACGAATACATAAAATTTTTAGGTCTATCTAATCAAAAATCAAAGAACATCTACAACTTATCTAAACTATTGATTGAGAAGCATAATGGTACGGTCCCAGATTCTTTTGAGAAGCTTGAATCTCTGCCAGGGGTAGGTCATAAAACAGCATCAGTTGTAATGTCTCAAGTATTTAAAATACCCTCATTCCCAGTCGATACTCACATACACAGGTTGTCACAAAGATGGGGTCTATCAAATGGAGATAGCGTAGTTCAAACAGAAAAAGACCTAAAAAAAATATTTCCTATTAATGATTGGAATACCTTACATTTGCAAATAATCTTTTATGGCAGAGAGTACTGTACAGCAAGAGGCTGTGATGGAACAAAATGTTATTTGTGTCGGACTCTTTATCCCAAAAGAAAAAAGAAATTTATATGTAAAAAGCCTTAA
- a CDS encoding ABC transporter ATP-binding protein, with the protein MKNDALIIDDLHHKYDKRECSNWILNEINLKIENGELLGLLGPSGCGKTTLLRLIAGFEYPSKGRISLNDKEISSREKILSPEKRNIGMVFQDYALFPHLTVLENVIFGLKNKKDRSRVDYLLNVVGLDSFVGRYPHELSGGQKQRLAIARALAPGTNFILLDEPFCSLDMHVKLKLRSELPNILKGCNASGLMVTHDPEEAMSICDKVAVMNDGKIHQIDSPINLLNNPKTIFVSSFILGNNIISLKKNGNSYISCLGEINCSEYLKNTSIKSMSISPKFISIKRSESGDAIVMSKEFLGEFLLYKVSINGYILRVRTDINNLLNNGDKCSLSINKNIYYFLYPGAHKVHI; encoded by the coding sequence GTGAAAAATGATGCGTTAATAATTGATGATCTGCATCATAAATATGATAAGCGAGAATGTTCAAATTGGATATTAAACGAAATTAACCTGAAAATTGAAAATGGCGAATTATTAGGGTTGCTTGGTCCTTCTGGTTGCGGAAAAACTACTCTTTTACGATTAATTGCTGGGTTCGAATACCCATCTAAAGGGAGAATTTCTCTAAATGATAAGGAAATTTCAAGTAGGGAAAAAATTCTTAGTCCTGAGAAAAGAAATATTGGTATGGTTTTTCAAGACTATGCACTTTTCCCTCACTTAACTGTTTTGGAAAATGTAATTTTTGGTTTGAAAAACAAAAAAGACAGATCTAGAGTTGATTATTTATTAAATGTTGTTGGTCTTGATAGTTTTGTTGGAAGGTACCCACATGAACTTTCTGGTGGTCAAAAACAAAGACTTGCAATTGCAAGAGCTCTTGCTCCAGGTACAAATTTTATTTTATTAGATGAACCTTTTTGTAGTCTTGATATGCATGTCAAACTAAAATTGAGAAGTGAACTTCCTAATATTCTAAAAGGTTGTAATGCAAGCGGATTGATGGTTACTCATGATCCGGAAGAAGCAATGTCAATTTGCGATAAAGTCGCCGTTATGAATGATGGAAAAATACATCAAATTGATTCACCAATTAACCTTCTAAATAATCCCAAGACCATATTTGTTAGTAGTTTTATTTTGGGCAATAATATTATTAGTCTCAAAAAAAATGGTAATTCATATATTTCTTGTTTAGGTGAAATAAATTGTTCAGAGTATTTGAAAAATACAAGTATCAAAAGTATGTCAATTTCGCCTAAATTTATTTCAATTAAAAGGTCAGAATCTGGTGATGCGATTGTTATGTCTAAAGAATTTCTTGGAGAATTTCTTTTATATAAAGTATCTATTAATGGATACATATTAAGGGTTAGAACTGATATTAATAATCTTCTAAATAATGGTGATAAATGTTCTCTTTCTATTAATAAAAATATTTATTATTTTTTATATCCTGGAGCACATAAGGTACATATATAG
- a CDS encoding ferritin, whose amino-acid sequence MNENNLRTKKLINFGPSGRAVAQPIDNSLLDNIFEHLTMERYANVQYFSMYLWFQERDLNGFASHFLSESQGELEHAQKFADYLIARGQSVKLDEIPSPVQTWDSIEELISYSFNMEADLTSSLQQLYSISERILDTRTNVFLDPIIEAQTQSEDEFANILGKVKFASNQPSAILLIDSDLKKK is encoded by the coding sequence ATGAATGAAAATAATTTAAGAACAAAGAAATTAATTAATTTTGGTCCATCTGGAAGAGCTGTTGCTCAACCGATAGACAATAGTTTATTAGATAACATTTTTGAACATCTAACAATGGAAAGATATGCAAATGTTCAATATTTTTCTATGTATCTATGGTTTCAAGAACGTGATTTAAATGGATTTGCCTCTCATTTTCTAAGTGAATCACAAGGCGAACTGGAGCATGCTCAGAAATTTGCAGATTACTTAATCGCAAGAGGACAGAGCGTTAAATTAGATGAAATTCCTTCACCCGTTCAAACATGGGATTCTATAGAGGAGCTGATTTCTTATTCTTTTAATATGGAGGCTGATTTAACTTCATCTCTACAACAACTTTATTCCATTTCAGAAAGAATTTTAGATACAAGAACTAACGTATTTTTAGATCCTATTATAGAGGCTCAAACACAATCAGAAGATGAATTTGCGAACATACTGGGCAAGGTAAAGTTTGCTTCTAATCAACCTTCGGCAATATTACTAATAGATAGTGATTTAAAGAAAAAATAA
- a CDS encoding Crp/Fnr family transcriptional regulator, whose protein sequence is MNFHSYGESPSKLVRIITGQSVLIDPSSRPRGTCLEVESGIARVYCPCEETEGMTLAFLQSGDQLRTDLLCSEGVCVEALTDLSFHSNVNIDENMGFDAVNEWTLQLLRIRHLGNAEQRLQALFSILVNRLGKRCGQWCELPFRLTHERIGELIGSTRVTSTRLISKLRSSELLIAPIGTQTVSVAPSFIETSPL, encoded by the coding sequence ATGAATTTCCATAGTTATGGAGAATCTCCGTCAAAATTAGTAAGGATAATTACTGGACAATCTGTATTAATAGATCCTTCATCAAGACCAAGAGGGACTTGCCTAGAAGTCGAGAGTGGAATTGCAAGAGTTTATTGTCCTTGTGAAGAAACTGAAGGAATGACGCTCGCATTTTTACAATCAGGAGATCAATTAAGGACAGACCTTTTATGTAGCGAAGGTGTCTGCGTTGAAGCACTAACAGATTTGTCGTTTCATAGCAATGTAAATATTGATGAGAATATGGGTTTCGATGCAGTAAATGAATGGACTTTGCAACTCCTTAGGATTAGACACTTAGGAAATGCAGAGCAGCGATTACAAGCCTTGTTTTCAATACTAGTAAATCGTCTTGGTAAAAGATGTGGCCAATGGTGTGAGTTACCTTTTAGGTTAACTCACGAAAGGATTGGCGAATTAATCGGTTCTACACGAGTAACATCAACAAGATTAATTTCTAAATTAAGATCATCTGAGTTATTAATAGCTCCTATCGGGACCCAAACAGTCAGTGTTGCCCCTTCTTTTATTGAAACATCGCCGCTATAA
- a CDS encoding ABC transporter ATP-binding protein, with protein MVNNFWFEAKNINCFKNDFRVIKDLNLKISYLENVILIGPNGSGKSSLIEVINRNIYPVIANESKLKIFGKELINLWELRKRISTVNNDIKNRINPNLQVFDLILSGLYGRYCYVQNKSERDSYKVQKIMMKMNISNLSKKYFSYLSDGEKKISLIARALIKKPDILILDEPIANLDYKSKFFVVDKINELSKLNTRIFCVTHDISMITRIYDRVLMLKDGKIIADGHQNKVINSENLNKLYGIDVEVVKNNGLWNINRLSK; from the coding sequence GTGGTTAATAACTTTTGGTTTGAGGCAAAAAATATAAATTGTTTTAAAAATGACTTTAGAGTAATTAAAGATTTAAATTTAAAGATATCGTATTTAGAAAATGTAATATTAATTGGACCAAATGGCTCAGGTAAATCATCTTTAATAGAAGTAATTAATAGAAACATTTATCCTGTAATAGCTAATGAATCAAAATTAAAAATATTTGGCAAAGAACTTATAAATTTATGGGAACTAAGAAAAAGAATAAGTACCGTAAATAATGATATAAAAAATAGAATAAATCCAAATCTGCAAGTTTTTGATTTAATTTTAAGTGGACTATATGGAAGGTATTGTTACGTACAAAATAAATCTGAAAGAGACTCTTATAAAGTTCAAAAAATAATGATGAAAATGAATATTTCTAATTTATCTAAAAAATATTTTTCATATTTATCAGATGGAGAAAAAAAAATTTCTCTCATTGCTAGGGCGTTAATAAAAAAACCAGATATCTTGATCCTAGATGAACCAATTGCAAATTTAGATTATAAATCAAAGTTTTTTGTTGTTGATAAGATTAATGAATTATCAAAATTAAATACCAGAATATTTTGCGTTACTCATGATATCTCTATGATTACAAGAATATATGATCGCGTCCTAATGCTAAAAGATGGCAAGATAATCGCTGATGGCCATCAAAATAAAGTTATAAATAGTGAGAATCTTAATAAGTTATACGGCATTGATGTAGAGGTGGTTAAAAATAATGGACTTTGGAATATAAACAGATTATCTAAATAA
- a CDS encoding Rieske 2Fe-2S domain-containing protein — MENRQINFFKSKDFNTVLKPFKKGTVVKIDSLDIRENQNELKIGLFGWYAICPSKELKKNQLNYFSLYNEPLVLYRDENENVRCIKNICPHRGASFFGGTLSDGVITCPYHGAKFSSGGSCQNLDRITCSHIVDNNYDNYAKRIHLSQYKALEKNGYIFVHYSKKSDTDLNNISEDSPIINYDLTDNGFSEKDYVFEEALVDFKCDWSRIIENHLDILHLFWVHGDTIPDKDVNKNVLVSFNQKINVTPKYIESIYYYKNNPKNEFIRIKYIPPGRILIYKGDPSAARYLQVLDHIPLGDNKARVIVRHYRKFLQNKLLNNLLLFKENQRKIFYKIFDEDYMILKTQTYNHNMGYVSKDEIKLLGEDRIINYFWKWYKKSEDKDEPWRNINKTQNLNVYEKVIMKYPPEVKKLEIINNLNIIRKTFIRFAAPLIFFMLLI; from the coding sequence ATGGAAAACAGACAAATTAATTTTTTTAAATCAAAAGACTTTAATACCGTTCTTAAGCCATTTAAAAAAGGAACGGTAGTAAAAATTGACTCGTTAGATATTAGAGAAAATCAAAATGAATTAAAAATAGGTTTATTTGGTTGGTATGCAATTTGTCCTTCAAAAGAACTAAAAAAAAATCAGCTGAATTATTTTTCACTCTATAATGAGCCTCTTGTTCTTTATAGAGATGAGAATGAAAACGTTAGGTGCATTAAAAATATTTGTCCACATAGGGGAGCCTCTTTTTTTGGAGGAACACTATCAGATGGAGTTATAACCTGTCCATATCATGGAGCTAAATTCTCATCTGGTGGAAGTTGCCAAAATCTGGATAGAATAACATGTAGTCACATAGTTGATAATAACTACGATAACTACGCCAAAAGAATTCACTTATCTCAATACAAAGCTCTAGAAAAGAATGGATATATTTTTGTACATTACTCAAAAAAATCCGACACCGATTTAAACAATATTAGTGAAGATTCACCAATAATTAACTACGATTTAACTGATAATGGTTTTTCAGAAAAGGATTATGTATTTGAAGAAGCATTAGTCGACTTTAAATGTGATTGGTCAAGGATAATTGAAAATCACTTAGATATCCTTCATCTATTTTGGGTTCACGGCGATACAATTCCTGATAAAGATGTTAATAAAAATGTATTAGTTAGTTTCAACCAGAAAATTAATGTTACACCTAAATATATTGAAAGTATTTATTACTACAAGAACAACCCTAAAAATGAATTTATCCGGATAAAATACATCCCACCTGGACGGATATTAATTTATAAAGGAGATCCTTCTGCAGCTAGATATTTACAAGTTTTAGATCATATTCCACTAGGAGATAACAAAGCAAGAGTAATAGTTAGGCACTATAGGAAATTTCTACAAAATAAACTACTTAACAACCTCTTATTATTTAAAGAGAATCAAAGAAAGATTTTTTATAAGATATTTGATGAGGATTATATGATTTTAAAAACGCAAACATATAATCACAATATGGGATATGTAAGTAAAGATGAAATAAAATTATTGGGAGAAGATAGAATAATAAATTACTTTTGGAAATGGTATAAGAAGTCTGAAGATAAAGATGAACCTTGGAGAAATATTAATAAAACTCAAAATCTCAATGTATACGAAAAAGTTATAATGAAATATCCACCTGAGGTAAAGAAATTAGAAATCATAAATAATTTGAATATCATAAGAAAAACATTTATACGATTTGCTGCTCCGCTTATATTTTTTATGTTATTAATATAA
- a CDS encoding RNA-binding protein gives MIKRFFTIFILTLLLLFNSPVYSLDTSSKTLEKYTKKISNKFTRTYCNTTKFGISYDGALAFAIGETNKEFKNNKLNKYIDYSLLKNSIVNDLENNCQVYDFAISKLENLKFN, from the coding sequence ATGATCAAAAGATTTTTTACTATATTCATTTTAACTTTGCTTCTTCTATTTAATAGTCCAGTTTACTCATTAGATACTTCCTCTAAAACTCTTGAAAAGTATACTAAAAAGATTTCTAATAAATTCACTAGAACTTATTGCAACACTACCAAATTCGGGATTTCTTATGATGGAGCTTTGGCATTTGCTATTGGAGAGACTAATAAGGAATTTAAAAATAATAAATTAAATAAGTATATAGATTATTCTCTATTAAAAAATTCAATAGTTAATGATTTAGAAAATAATTGCCAAGTTTATGATTTTGCTATTAGTAAATTAGAAAATTTAAAATTCAACTAG